Proteins from one Xenopus tropicalis strain Nigerian chromosome 1, UCB_Xtro_10.0, whole genome shotgun sequence genomic window:
- the nrtn gene encoding neurturin, whose amino-acid sequence MKVWKRTATVLILLCAVLSLLVYAEVYYRRWMFNSASSSSRSVIRSNWNGQRRFPRGLERKQPMISQYTALFESYTQAEIRELVSTLVERYSQSAHSGDDPKNGARMKRARVRKQPCALKEVEVSVSELGLGYVSDETVLFRYCSGTCDAAVRNYDLSLQSIRGKKKIKKEKVRARPCCRPTEYDDDVSFLDSKNHYHTIKEVSAKDCGCV is encoded by the exons ATGAAGGTATGGAAGAGGACAGCTACTGTTTTGATTCTCCTCTGTGCTGTGTTGTCCCTTTTGGTCTATGCAGAAGTCTACTACAGGAGATGGATGTTCAATtcggcctcctcctcctcacggTCGGTCATACGCTCAAATTGGAATGGGCAAAGAAGATTCCCTCGGGGTCTGGAGCGCAAACAGCCAATGATTTCCCAAT ACACAGCTCTCTTCGAAAGCTACACACAAGCCGAGATTCGGGAACTTGTTTCTACTTTGGTAGAAAGGTACAGCCAGTCTGCACACTCTGGAGACGACCCAAAAAATGGTGCCAGGATGAAGAGGGCCCGAGTGCGCAAACAACCTTGTGCCCTCAAGGAAGTAGAGGTGAGCGTAAGCGAACTTGGACTGGGCTACGTGTCCGACGAAACTGTCCTGTTCCGCTATTGCAGTGGTACCTGCGATGCCGCTGTGCGCAATTACGACCTTTCATTGCAAAGCATACGAGGCAAGAAGAAGATCAAAAAAGAGAAAGTCAGAGCCCGGCCTTGCTGCAGGCCAACAGAGTACGACGATGACGTGTCTTTTCTGGACTCCAAAAACCATTACCATACCATCAAAGAGGTCTCTGCAAAAGACTGTGGCTGTGTTTGA